The bacterium DNA window CTTGCACATATGTCCTCAGGAATAAGAGGCAGATTCGAGAGCGCTGGCGCGATGACCGCTACAGGGATGGGGACGGGAAAGCGTGTGTAGAGCCGGTGTTCGGATTCCGCGGCCATAGTCCTCTTCCCCGAGGCGATGGTTACTTTGAAGGGAATTGCTCTCGAACCCCAAAAAACAACGGACTCTCCAATATACCACCGGGGGGGGTTCAGAAAATAGTTTTTCTGAGCCCCAATGTTGCATTTTCCCGGCCGCCAGAAATTTTGACCCCCTCACAGCTCACATTTTTTCGAGCTGAATCGTTCGGGACATCAAAACCCGACAACCCAGCCTGCCCCCCGAAAAAAGGAGTACAAGAGCCGTTTTTCTGCTTATCCCTGATTGTTCATGCTACATTCCTTCCCGCTGCCAAACGAAGGGGGAAATGGCCGTTCCGCCGAAATTCCCCGGCCATTCCGGAGAACCGAAAATCCCCCCATTTCTGCCCTTTAAAACCGCGATTTGTTGACACCCGCGGGGGGGGATTGCATAATCCGGGCGCGATGAAAAACATGAAATTATCCATCATTTTTGGGGCAATGGGCGCGGGCTTCCTGCTGGCTCCCGGAGCGGCGTCGGCCTGCGCGGTGTGCGGCCTCGATGACGCCTCCTTTTTGTGGAGCATGCTGTTTCTGATGGGAATGCCCTTTGCCGTCGCCGGTACCGTGGGAGGGGTGGTCTTGTATTCCGCGCGCGGGGATGCTGGAAAGCACCGCACGGGATGGCTCCGCCGCCTCTTCCGGTCCCGCCAGGAGAAACCGTTTTGAGCCAAGCCGCTGTGTCACATGCCGTCGAACCGGCTGAAACGCCGCTGACCCCCGAGAGCTGGGGAAAGCTCGGAATGTGGGTGTTCCTCGCGGGGGACGCCATGTCCTTCGGCACCCTGCTCGCCGGCTACGCCGTCATGCGCGGATCGAGCACCACCTGGCCGGTGCCGGCCGACGTTCTGGGCATCTCGATGACCGCCTTCATGACCTTCCTGCTCATCTGCAGCAGCGTGACGATGGTCAAGGCGCTGGACGCCGCCAAGAGGGGCGATCAGGGAAGGATAGTCCGTTTTCTTTCGCTGACCATTCTCGGCGGGCTCATCTTTCTGGGGATGCAGGTCTTCGAATGGAACCACCTCATCGGCGAGGGTCTCGGCATCTCCGGCATGAGCGGCCACTTCGCCGAGAAATTTCCGAACTCGGCCCGGCTCTTCGCAACGACCTTCTTCATCATCA harbors:
- a CDS encoding cytochrome c oxidase subunit 3; this encodes MSQAAVSHAVEPAETPLTPESWGKLGMWVFLAGDAMSFGTLLAGYAVMRGSSTTWPVPADVLGISMTAFMTFLLICSSVTMVKALDAAKRGDQGRIVRFLSLTILGGLIFLGMQVFEWNHLIGEGLGISGMSGHFAEKFPNSARLFATTFFIITGFHGMHVTGGVIYLLCIRAQANKGAYSAGNYNAVEIVGLYWHFVDLVWILVFTFVYLL